Proteins encoded within one genomic window of Chrysemys picta bellii isolate R12L10 chromosome 6, ASM1138683v2, whole genome shotgun sequence:
- the HINT1 gene encoding adenosine 5'-monophosphoramidase HINT1, whose amino-acid sequence MADEIRKAQAARPGGETIFGKIIRKEIPAKIIFEDEQCLAFHDISPQAPTHFLVVPKKPIVQLSEAEDSDESLLGHLMIVGKKCAAELGLTKGYRMVVNEGPDGGQSVYHVHLHVLGGRQLGWPPG is encoded by the exons ATGGCTGACGAGATCCGTAAGGCGCAGGCCGCCCGGCCCGGAGGCGAAACCATCTTCGGGAAGATCATCCGCAAGGAGATCCCGGCCAAAATCATCTTCGAGGACGAGCAG TGCCTTGCGTTCCATGACATTTCACCCCAAGCTCCAACGcatttcctagtggttcctaagAAGCCTATTGTCCAATTATCTGAAGCCGAAGATTCAGATGAATCT CTTCTTGGGCATTTAATGATTGTTGGCAAGAAGTGTGCTGCTGAATTGGGCCTGACCAAGGGATACCGAATGGTCGTGAATGAAGGGCCAGACGGTGGGCAGTCTGTCTATCATGTACATCTCCATGTTCTTGGTGGACGTCAGTTGGGCTGGCCTCCTGGCTAA